From a single Columba livia isolate bColLiv1 breed racing homer chromosome 19, bColLiv1.pat.W.v2, whole genome shotgun sequence genomic region:
- the SEC16A gene encoding protein transport protein Sec16A isoform X4, which translates to MQQPPQPVPAGAAAPPPAGIARNMYWRNSSLGKRGNAPAAPVQPVTDPFAFGRQTPQGSPLDNPSKGNALVMQGSSPAGFPQPAVLHASPSHAGDNPHGPHTSLSAPVSQPGINTSSFSNVPIPSPSPGYVINSTAEVHPNADLGLHGAAVPLHYNTGAAVENSLGVHPGMVSASNKPGVRQDVSRDPSDVPSGPNATALFPPPPQQPVSQWRPVPGNLQSPVRNFVPHPELSSQTDVQNISQSSVSTSHPPPQTNLQQAPINQGIPQNIMQAPLSVGCEKNGKNGSANSHPMNSIQPGNVFRHNAEMTNAWLNQPYQEQFYPQPPLQDSGFVIPAAQESNPKNQSPDMSGKSNRPIPADRDSGTLSMFFKGDEAENEEILSSEKNYVVEKTEFDACQTNSPSLYHPPMHPQRVATNVLSQAQTGTGSANEMVQRGMDAQYFPKIVSQQETQAAKHSMFAGDDKTRIGDTSGHGGSQYENVENLECIQNQEVLPSEPHNISAAPPAAGPDLYRYGSFPGHALPKNAVVSHAEGGPNLEAPDSLPHPVRPDSVSSNYSNISHRSASSSARPQEQVGTFIQQESGKPDEESSAIFFKQIDSSPLGGDSSELNLSKNYHGNLSQPPTPSPPKPTGVFHTSANSSFEPVRSHGVGIKPAEIDQAKMVVELRENHSNQKSIKKNTAVPVASPGNLEQPPDNLETIFMPQVHPLPLAVTGEAGNMLHSGPTMENLQSVSERRSSTRAQGAVKKCDSPATTLWAHNELPNFGGNVLLAPAAPAVYVPAKQTVEVIQPPEELPSNQQPSKPGTIPVQLSQDGNISSENLENPPKMGEEEALQSQASSGYASLLSSPPTESLQNQPILIAQPNQSYNLAQPINFSISLSNQLSSNENNQPMKDSGVGDKPAMGPQTSHAGGIISGENMPLPAMQVGSPLVNALPNTSLLKHNLLQSPVNSSDTASNQPANLLMKTPPNLAPEGQKNVNMEGFVPEFASKPGSNSSVSPGTYLPSGSANALVSPVNSIVQANNSANHSNSKEAAAGVLDFTVSRTLEKSSASNSVQVHNQSFSGGPVYPQQSAGGAGQVGPEMHDNQHFYQQVTKDVQAVSDRAVQGVLPSPPQMQAAQMQQPPSSGPSSVPLNYQSATGTKVPQVSQQQENQVLNNHPQPAGSQEASSAQPTRYDQTSPDKQPASGQPSGAPPSTTPSTTSQSVTPSAQQDLQRPSLPQTPQEAFGPPQNPYYYYRHPYDAYQPPYPPPYPPADPRTAAHHYYMDDSYGQYDPRYRHYESGTAYVEPGSYRYAEPERPSSRASHCSDRPSSRQGYTEDYYPKSGWSDYYPGYYPNSYDYGDPSRWDHYPSVYDPRYRDPRGYDQRYWYDAEHNPYQKRDGYPYSSRYDRYEDNWRYDPRFAGSFDDESEPHRDPYGDDFDRRSVHSEHSGHSLRSSRSIHSHQSSFSSRSQQAVSLHTDYPYGGYPANFDGQQPFTDYGYAAEPGWPAVEQAPLRPSTPEKFSVPHICARFGPGGFLIKVLPNLPSEGQPALVEIHSMETMLQHSPEQEEMRAFPGPLAKDDTHKVDVINFAQNKATQCFKNEHLIDKESASLLWDFIVLLCRQNGTVVGTDLAELLLRDHKTVWLPGKSPNEANLIDFTNEALEQVEEESGEAQLSFLTDSLITTIDSLEKETERFRELLLYGRKKDALESAMKHGLWGHALLLASKMDSRTHARVMTRFANSLPINDPLQTVYQLMSGRMPAASTCCGDEKWGDWRPHLAMVLSNLTNNVDLESRTIATMGDTLASKGLLDAAHFCYLMAQVGFGVYTRKTTKLVLIGSNHSLPFFKFATNEAIQRTEAYEYAQSLGTQPGCLPNFQVFKFIYACRLAEMGLAAQAFHYCEVISRTVLKDPHYYSPVLIGQLIQMSSQLRLFDPQIKEKPEQESSIEPSWLVRLRHVDGQIKEGAIAYNTDRSTPPPYACSTPSSELDRASQCDGAGVGRDVGPGAENPLFASLLPNMAQQMQSVQLMPSVPQAVLDGSAAMIPPGDQEPVQSVPFYSVASQSGPGFAPPGFSNPYGIEPSPVYLGSALPPGGPPQEVEPRTEEQTNLETGMQRIAPDSPSQNSFPEQREEDFYGRMASMAPGRRSRSASQSSAHMGYGRRSRTTSESSAHSVGRERSSSVANQPSPPPSAPVGKETKKETKKEPAPRKTGGNWLRWLMGKGKNEAHLPDDKNKSIVWDEQKQRWVNLDEPEEESKPPPPPPTGFPKVPQAVPAGPGGPAGAPVNMFSRRAAGSRARYVDVLNPGGTKSSGAVPAPSDLFAPLAPMPIPANVFVPNSVPGEAQPMEGSGAPEHTPAANQTNADPAEPEYLNSAVLPPGSGLPVSNPDGSQSGELSRSSSMSSLSREVSQHFNQAAAAPPSGGPAAGTVPFYNPSQFAQSPAVTGSSRLGRIGQRKYPTLK; encoded by the exons ATGCAGCAGCCtccacagcctgttccagcgggAGCCGCGGCTCCACCTCCTGCAGGCATCGCCCGGAACATGTATTGGAGAAACAGCTCGCTCGGTAAACGAGGAAATGCACCAGCTGCCCCAGTGCAGCCTGTGACAGACCCTTTTGCGTTTGGCAGACAAACTCCACAGGGTTCCCCTTTAGATAATCCATCCAAGGGCAATGCGTTGGTTATGCAAGGCTCTTCCCCGGCAGGGTTTCCGCAGCCAGCTGTTTTGCATGCTTCACCGTCGCATGCAGGGGACAATCCTCATGGACCGCATACATCTTTATCAGCTCCTGTATCTCAACCAGGAATAAACACCAGTTCATTTTCTAATGTTCCAATTCCTTCACCGTCCCCAGGATATGTTATAAATAGTACTGCAGAGGTGCATCCAAATGCAGATCTTGGACTCCATGGGGCTGCAGTACCATTGCATTATAATACAGGAGCAGCAGTTGAAAATTCTCTTGGTGTGCATCCTGGAATGGTGTCTGCGTCAAACAAACCTGGAGTCAGACAAGATGTTAGTAGAGATCCAAGTGATGTTCCTTCAGGACCCAATGCCACAGCACTCTTCCCTCCACCTCCTCAGCAGCCTGTCTCTCAGTGGAGGCCTGTTCCGGGTAACCTGCAGTCTCCGGTTCGAAATTTTGTGCCCCATCCTGAGCTGTCTTCTCAAACTGATGTTCAGAACATTTCTCAGTCTTCTGTTAGCACTTCTCATCCTCCTCCACAGACAAATTTACAGCAGGCTCCTATAAACCAAGGTATTCCACAAAATATCATGCAAGCGCCTTTATCTGTTGGTTGtgaaaagaatgggaaaaatggCTCTGCAAATAGTCACCCCATGAACAGCATCCAGCCTGGAAATGTGTTTAGGCATAACGCAGAAATGACTAACGCTTGGTTAAATCAACCATACCAGGAACAGTTTTATCCACAGCCACCACTGCAAGACTCCGGTTTTGTCATTCCCGCAGCTCAGGAATCTAACCCTAAAAACCAGTCTCCAGATATGTCTGGAAAGTCAAATAGACCTATTCCCGCAGATCGAGATTCAGGAACTCTCTCCATGTTTTTCAAAGGGGATGaggcagaaaatgaagaaatactttcatctgaaaaaaattacgTAGTTGAGAAAACAGAGTTTGATGCGTGTCAGACAAATTCGCCGTCTTTGTATCACCCACCAATGCATCCTCAGCGGGTTGCAACTAATGTTCTCTCTCAGGCGCAGACTGGTACAGGTTCAGCCAATGAGATGGTACAAAGAGgaatggatgcccagtactttCCTAAAATTGTAAGTCAGCAGGAAACACAGGCCGCTAAGCACTCTATGTTTGCTGGTGATGACAAGACACGTATAGGTgacacgtctgggcatggtggGTCACAGTATGAAAACGTTGAGAACCTGGAGTGCATTCAGAATCAAGAAGTGCTGCCGAGCGAACCCCACAACATCAGTGCTGCCCCCCCGGCTGCGGGCCCTGATCTCTACAGATACGGGTCCTTTCCAGGTCACGCGCTTCCCAAGAATGCTGTTGTGAGCCATGCTGAAGGAGGACCAAATTTGGAGGCACCTGATTCATTACCTCACCCTGTCCGACCAGACAGCGTATCTTCAAACTACAGCAACATCAGTCATAGGAGCGCTTCTAGCTCCGCAAGGCCTCAAGAGCAAGTCGGTACATTTATTCAGCAGGAAAGTGGGAAGCCTGATGAAGAATCTTCTGCCATCTTTTTCAAACAGATTGACTCCTCTCCTTTGGGAGGTGATTCAAGTGAGCTAAACCTGAGCAAGAACTACCATGGTAATCTATCCCAGCCTCCAACTCCGAGTCCTCCTAAGCCTACAGGAGTATTTCATACAAGTGCAAATAGTTCTTTTGAACCTGTGAGGTCCCATGGAGTTGGTATCAAACCTGCAGAGATTGACCAAGCAAAGATGGTGGTTGAATTAAGAGAGAACCACTCAAACCAAAAGAGTATCAAGAAGAATACAGCTGTGCCGGTCGCATCCCCAGGCAATCTTGAACAGCCACCAGATAATCTGGAAACTATTTTCATGCCTCAGGtacacccactgccccttgcaGTCACTGGGGAAGCTGGAAATATGTTGCACTCTGGACCTACTATGGAAAACTTGCAATCAGTATCTGAGAGAAGGTCCTCAACAAGAGCTCAGGGGGCAGTTAAGAAGTGTGATAGCCCAGCGACAACTTTGTGGGCTCATAATGAGTTACCCAATTTTGGGGGAAATGTTCttctggctcctgctgctcctgcagtgtACGTACCTGCCAAACAAACTGTGGAAGTCATTCAACCACCAGAAGAACTCCCGTCAAATCAGCAGCCAAGTAAACCAGGGACTATTCCTGTGCAGCTTTCCCAAGATGGAAATATATCCTCTGAAAATCTTGAGAATCCTCCCAAaatgggagaagaggaggcacTTCAGTCTCAGGCAAGTTCCGGTTATGCAAGTTTGTTGTCTTCTCCACCTACAGAGTCTTTGCAAAATCAGCCTATCCTGATTGCTCAGCCTAATCAAAGCTATAACTTGGCTCAGCcaattaatttttctatttctctatCTAATCAGCTCAGCAGCAATGAAAACAATCAGCCAATGAAGGACTCTGGGGTTGGGGACAAGCCTGCAATGGGTCCCCAAACATCACATGCTGGCGGGATAATTTCTGGGGAAAACATGCCATTACCTGCGATGCAAGTTGGATCTCCATTAGTTAATGCACTTCCAAATACTAGTCTATTGAAACATAATTTATTACAAAGCCCTGTTAATTCCTCTGATACTGCTTCTAATCAGCCTGCAAACTTGCTTATGAAAACTCCGCCTAATTTGGCTCCAGAAGGGCAAAAGAATGTTAATATGGAAGGTTTTGTTCCTGAATTTGCTAGCAAGCCAGGGTCTAACTCATCTGTTTCTCCTGGGACTTATCTCCCCAGTGGAAGTGCAAATGCACTAGTGTCCCCTGTTAACTCTATAGTACAGGCTAATAATTCTGCAAATCATTCAAATAGcaaagaagcagctgctggagtgCTCGACTTCACAGTATCACGGACGTTGGAGAAAAGCAGTGCAAGTAATTCTGTACAGGTGCATAATCAGTCATTTTCTGGTGGTCCAGTATATCCTCAACAGtcagctggtggtgctggtcAGGTGGGTCCTGAGATGCATGACAACCAACATTTCTATCAACAGGTGACAAAAGATGTGCAGGCTGTATCAGACAGAGCTGTACAGGGAGTGTTACCATCTCCACCACAAATGCAAGCAGCTCAGATGCAGCAGCCACCATCTTCTGGGCCATCCTCAGTTCCTTTGAACTACCAGAGTGCCACAGGGACTAAAGTCCCGCAGGTGTCGCAGCAGCAAGAGAACCAGGTGCTCAATAACCATCCGCAACCTGCGGGTTCCCAAGAAGCGAGTTCAGCGCAGCCAACAAGGTACGATCAAACGAGTCCTGATAAGCAGCCGGCGTCTGGGCAGCCGTCGGGTGCTCCACCCTCCACAACCCCGTCTACCACCAGCCAGTCGGTCACGCCAAGTGCACAGCAAGACCTGCAGCGTCCGTCCCTGCCGCAGACCCCTCAGGAGGCCTTTGGTCCACCCCAGAACCCTTACTACTACTACAGACATCCTTACGATGCTTACCAGCCTCCGTATCCGCCGCCTTATCCTCCTGCAGACCCCAGAACGGCAGCTCATCATTATTACATG GATGACAGCTACGGGCAGTACGACCCGCGGTACCGACACTATGAGAGCGGCACAGCGTACGTGGAGCCTGGGAGCTACCGCTATGCTGAGCCTGAACGTCCCAGTTCCAGAGCCAGTCACTGCTCCGACCGGCCTTCCTCTAG GCAAGGGTATACTGAAGATTATTATCCAAAAAGTGGATGGAGTGACTATTATCCAGGTTATTACCCAAACTCGTATGATTATGGAG atcCAAGTCGCTGGGACCACTACCCATCAGTGTACGACCCCAGATACAGAGACCCTAGAGGTTATGACCAGAGGTATTGGTATGATGCTGAACATAACCCTTACCAGAAGAGAGATGGATATCCATACAGCAGCAG ATATGACCGATATGAAGATAACTGGAGATACGATCCTCGCTTTGCTGGAAGTTTTGATGATGAATCGGAACCTCATAGAGATCCTTACGGTGATGACTTCGATAGGCGCAGTGTCCACAGTGAGCATTCTGGGCACAGTCTCCGGAGCTCCCGCAGCATTCACAGTCACCAGAGCAGTTTCAGCTCTCGCTCTCAGCAA GCAGTGTCGCTCCACACAGATTATCCGTATGGCGGATACCCTGCTAACTTTGACGGACAACAGCCTTTTACAGATTACGGCTACGCGGCTGAACCGGGATGGCCAGCAGTAGAACAAG CACCTTTAAGGCCCTCAACGCCTGAGAAATTTTCAGTGCCTCATATCTGTGCCAGGTTTGGCCCTGGGGGCTTCCTAATAAAAGTGCTGCCAAACCTGCCTTCGGAAGGACAGCCCGCTCTAGTGGAAATACACAGCATGGAG ACTATGTTACAACATTCTCCAGAGCAAGAAGAGATGAGAGCGTTTCCTGGTCCTCTTGCTAA ggaCGACACCCATAAAGTGGATGTGATTAATTTTGCACAAAATAAAGCCACacagtgctttaaaaatgaacatttaatTGACAAAGAATCTGCAAGTCTGCTTTGGGACTTCATTGTACTGTTGTGCAGGCAGAATGGG ACTGTTGTGGGAACAGACCTGGCTGAACTTTTGCTTCGAGATCATAAAACAGTGTGGCTTCCTGGGAAGTCCCCTAATGAGGCAAATTTGATCGATTTCACTAATGAGGCTTTGGAACAAGTGGAAGAAGAATCTGGTGAAGCCCAGCTCTCGTTTCTCACTGATAGTCTCATAACCACCATTGACAGTCTtgagaaagagacagagagatTCAGAGAGCTACTGCTTTATGGCCGCAAGAAG GATGCTTTGGAGTCTGCCATGAAGCATGGTTTGTGGGGTCATGCTCTGCTACTTGCCAGCAAAATGGACAGCAGAACACACGCGAGAGTTATGACCAG ATTTGCCAACAGTCTCCCAATTAACGACCCTCTGCAGACTGTGTACCAGCTCATGTCGGGAAGGATGCCGGCCGCGTCCACG TGCTGTGGAGATGAGAAATGGGGAGACTGGAGGCCTCATCTAGCAATGGTGTTATCCAACTTGACCAATAACGTGGACTTGGAATCCAGGACCATTGCTACCATGGGAGACACTCTTG CTTCCAAAGGCCTGCTGGATGCTGCTCATTTTTGTTACCTTATGGCCCAAGTTGGTTTTGGAGTTTACACAAGGAAGACAACAAAGCTCGTCCTAATTGGATCAAATCATAG CTTGCCATTTTTTAAGTTTGCCACCAATGAAGCCATTCAAAGAACAGAAGCCTATGAATATGCGCAGTCGCTGGGAACTCAGCCTGGCTGCTTGCCCAATTTCCAG GTTTTCAAATTCATCTATGCTTGCCGACTGGCTGAGATGGGACTTGCTGCTCAGGCTTTCCATTATTGTGAAGTGATTTCCAGAACTGTCCTTAAAGATCCACATTACTACTCACCTGTGCTTATTGGCCAACTAATCCAG ATGTCATCACAACTACGGCTGTTTGACCCACagataaaagaaaagccagagcAGGAATCTTCTATAGAACCTTCATGGTTAGTAAGGCTTCGACATGTGGATGGGCAGATCAAG GAGGGTGCAATAGCTTATAACACAGACAGATCCACCCCGCCACCATACGCCTGTAGTACTCCGAGCTCTGAATTAGACCGTGCCAGTCAGTGCGATGGAGCAGGAGTTGGCCGGGACGTGGGTCCAGGTGCTGAAAATCCCCTGTTTGCATCCTTGTTACCCAACATGGCTCAACAGATGCAGAGTGTGCAGCTGATGCCTTCAG TACCTCAGGCTGTCCTTGATGGGTCAGCTGCGATGATTCCTCCTGGTGACCAGGAACCTGTCCAAAGTGTCCCTTTCTATTCAGTGGCTTCTCAGTCAGGACCTGGCTTTGCACCTCCAGGATTTTCAAATCCGTACGGAATTGAACCGTCACCAGTGTATTTAGGGTCAGCGCTACCACCAGGAGGGCCGCCGCAAGAAGTTGAACCACGGACAGAAGAGCAGACAAACCTGGAAACAG gAATGCAGAGAATTGCCCCGGACTCTCCTTCACAAAACTCTTTCCCTGAACAGAGAGAGGAGGATTTCTATGGCAGAATGGCCAGCATG GCACCAGGACGAAGATCCAGATCCGCATCTCAGTCTTCAGCACATATG GGCTACGGACGGAGATCCCGAACAACGTCAGAGTCCTCTGCTCATTCTGTGGGACGAGAGAGATCCAGCTCTGTCGCAAACcagccctctcctcctccctctgctcctgtAGGGAAAGAGactaaaaaagaaaccaaaaaggaGCCAGCACCAAGAAAG actGGTGGAAACTGGCTTCGCTGGCTGATGGGAAAAGGCAAGAATGAAGCTCACCTTCCGGATGACAAGAACAAATCA ATTGTTTGGGATGAACAGAAACAACGCTGGGTTAACCTGGATGAACCAGAAGAAGAG AGTAAACCTCCCCCGCCACCTCCAACAGGATTTCCTAAAGTTCCTCAGGCTGTTCCAGCTGGACCTGGAGGCCCAGCCGGCGCCCCTGTCAACATGTTCTCCAGAAGAGCAG CCGGAAGCAGAGCCCGTTATGTTGATGTCCTGAACCCAGGTGGAACCAAGTCAAGTGGTGCTGTTCCTGCGCCATCAGACCTCTTTGCCCCCTTGGCGCCAATGCCGATTCCTGCAAATGTGTTTGTTCCAAACTCAG TTCCGGGAGAAGCACAGCCAATGGAAGGCAGTGGAGCGCCAGAACACACACCAGCTGCAAATCAGACCAACGCAGATCCTGCTGAACCAGAG tatttAAACTCTGCAGTCCTTCCTCCTGGGTCTGGACTTCCCGTCTCGAACCCTGATGGCTCCCAGTCAGGCGAG CTTTCGCGCTCTAGTTCAATGAGTTCATTATCACGTGAAGTAAGCCAGCATTTTAATCAG GCTGCCGCCGCACCGCCCTCGGGGGGACCTGCAGCAGGAACGGTACCGTTCTACAACCCCTCTCAATTTGCACAA TCTCCTGCAGTCACTGGAAGTTCAAGGCTGGGAAGAATTGGCCAGAGGAAGTATCCGACCTTGAAGTAG